A region from the Polaribacter sp. Hel1_33_78 genome encodes:
- a CDS encoding head GIN domain-containing protein produces the protein MMKKTIYICALLFSFNALSQKVITKNLGDYSTLKVYNGIEVELIKSKEHKLEITGEKSEIVKVKNVNNTLKLSLPFSLKPENNAAGGKVLIRLYHNNNITVIDANEGSTITGKEISQDNLEVNSQERAFINLVVKVEYLEVRASSGGVIKLTGTAKNQNVDVDLYGVYNGFALKSEVNSMVKAGTGAKAEVLAGEILNAKVSFGGSIFYKGNPKVVKDKKVIGGIIQKRD, from the coding sequence ATGATGAAGAAAACAATTTATATATGTGCATTATTATTTAGTTTTAATGCTTTATCACAAAAAGTAATTACTAAAAACTTAGGAGATTATTCTACGCTAAAAGTATATAACGGTATAGAAGTAGAGTTGATAAAGTCCAAAGAACACAAATTAGAAATTACAGGTGAAAAGTCTGAAATAGTTAAAGTTAAGAATGTAAATAACACCTTAAAGTTATCATTACCCTTTTCTTTGAAACCAGAAAATAATGCTGCAGGAGGTAAGGTTTTAATAAGGTTATATCACAATAATAATATTACTGTCATTGATGCAAATGAAGGTTCTACCATTACTGGAAAAGAAATTTCTCAGGATAATTTAGAGGTAAATTCTCAAGAAAGAGCTTTTATAAATTTAGTTGTAAAAGTAGAATATTTGGAGGTGAGAGCTTCTTCTGGAGGTGTTATTAAGTTAACAGGAACTGCAAAAAATCAGAATGTTGATGTAGATTTATATGGTGTTTACAATGGATTTGCTTTAAAGTCTGAAGTAAACTCTATGGTTAAAGCGGGTACAGGAGCAAAAGCCGAGGTTTTAGCTGGTGAAATATTAAATGCAAAAGTTAGTTTTGGTGGTTCGATTTTTTATAAAGGAAATCCAAAAGTTGTAAAGGATAAAAAAGTTATTGGAGGTATTATTCAAAAAAGAGATTAA
- a CDS encoding twin-arginine translocase TatA/TatE family subunit: MISLSIYLGMVGPWQIAIIVALVLLMFGGKKIPELMKGLGGGIKEFKKATKEESEEKLEEKK; this comes from the coding sequence ATGATTAGTTTATCAATATATTTAGGGATGGTTGGACCTTGGCAAATAGCAATTATTGTTGCGTTGGTTTTGTTAATGTTTGGAGGTAAAAAAATACCAGAACTGATGAAAGGTTTAGGTGGCGGAATTAAAGAGTTTAAGAAGGCTACTAAAGAAGAGTCTGAAGAAAAGTTAGAAGAAAAAAAATAA
- a CDS encoding SPFH domain-containing protein, whose protein sequence is MLPMTPIIIALLVLIIFASFFTVKQQTAAIIERFGRFNAIRQSGLRLKIPFVDRIAGKLSLKIQQLDVIIETKTLDDVFVKLKVSVQYKVIYEKVYDAFYKLDYPHDQITSYVFDVVRAEVPKMKLDDVFVKKDDIAIAVKSELNEAMMTYGYDIIKTLVTDIDPDGQVKEAMNRINASEREKVAAQYEGDAQRILIVERAKAEAESKRLQGQGIADQRREIARGLEESVEVLNKVGINSQEASALIVVTQHYDTLQSIGQQTNSNLILLPNSPQAGSTMLNDMVASFTASNQIGEAMKNQKPKEKK, encoded by the coding sequence ATGTTACCTATGACACCTATTATTATTGCACTCCTTGTACTTATTATTTTTGCATCTTTTTTTACGGTTAAACAACAAACAGCCGCTATTATAGAACGCTTTGGTAGATTTAACGCTATTAGACAATCTGGTTTACGTTTAAAAATTCCTTTTGTAGATCGAATTGCAGGAAAATTGAGTTTAAAAATTCAACAATTAGATGTAATCATTGAGACTAAAACTTTGGATGATGTTTTTGTAAAACTAAAAGTTTCTGTGCAATATAAAGTAATTTATGAAAAAGTATATGATGCCTTTTATAAGTTAGATTACCCACATGATCAAATAACTTCTTATGTTTTTGATGTTGTAAGAGCTGAAGTTCCAAAAATGAAATTAGATGATGTTTTTGTAAAGAAAGATGATATTGCAATTGCTGTAAAATCAGAGTTAAATGAAGCAATGATGACCTATGGTTACGATATTATTAAAACCTTAGTAACCGATATTGATCCAGATGGTCAAGTAAAAGAAGCAATGAACAGAATTAATGCTTCTGAAAGAGAAAAAGTTGCTGCCCAATATGAAGGAGATGCTCAACGTATCTTAATTGTAGAGCGTGCAAAAGCAGAAGCAGAAAGTAAGCGCCTACAAGGACAAGGTATTGCCGACCAAAGACGTGAAATTGCACGTGGTTTAGAAGAGTCTGTAGAGGTTTTAAATAAAGTAGGTATCAATAGTCAAGAAGCCTCTGCTTTAATTGTAGTTACGCAACATTATGACACTTTACAGTCTATTGGTCAACAAACAAATAGTAATTTAATCTTATTACCTAACTCACCTCAGGCGGGTAGCACAATGTTAAATGACATGGTTGCAAGTTTTACTGCAAGTAATCAAATTGGTGAAGCAATGAAAAACCAAAAACCTAAAGAGAAAAAATAG
- the gltX gene encoding glutamate--tRNA ligase has translation MESNVRVRFAPSPTGPLHIGGVRTALYNYLFAKKHNGTFVLRIEDTDQTRYVANAEQYIIDSLEWCKIPFDEGPGKNEKFGPYRQSERKELYKKYADILLNSGWAYYAFDTSEQLDAHRKGHEAKGKTFIYNWHNREKGRLVNSLVLTDAEVKAKITAGENYVIRFKTPQDEILRMEDEIRGNITIDTNTLDDKILFKSDGMPTYHLANIVDDHLMEISHVIRGEEWLPSMPLHILLYRAFGWNSPEFAHLPLILKPVGKGKLSKRDGDKLGFPVFPLAYTNEDSNDVSRGYKEDGYFADGFINMLALLGWNPGTEQEIFSLEELVQSFDLNRVSKSGAKFNPDKTNWFQQQYMQAKEDSELADTYFAILEEKGIYKDKFFVKKVVSSIKERAIFVTDFWDLSSFFFEAPKEYDAKASKKNWKEGTSELMNELIEVLNNIQDFSSKNTETKIKEWITQKGIGFGKVMQPLRLSLVGALKGPHLFDIIEMIGKEVTIKRLENAILKL, from the coding sequence ATGGAATCTAATGTTCGTGTTCGCTTTGCACCAAGTCCCACAGGGCCTTTACATATTGGTGGTGTAAGAACAGCTTTATACAATTATTTATTTGCTAAAAAACACAATGGAACTTTCGTCTTAAGAATAGAAGACACAGACCAAACACGTTATGTAGCAAATGCAGAACAATATATTATAGACTCCTTAGAATGGTGTAAAATCCCATTTGATGAAGGTCCAGGAAAAAATGAAAAATTTGGTCCTTACAGGCAATCTGAACGCAAAGAATTATATAAAAAATATGCCGATATTTTATTAAATTCTGGTTGGGCATATTATGCTTTTGATACTTCAGAACAATTAGACGCGCACAGAAAAGGACATGAAGCAAAAGGAAAAACCTTTATCTATAATTGGCATAACAGAGAAAAAGGACGTTTAGTAAATTCTTTAGTTTTAACGGATGCTGAGGTAAAAGCTAAGATAACTGCTGGAGAAAATTATGTAATCCGTTTTAAAACTCCCCAAGATGAAATTTTACGAATGGAAGATGAAATTCGTGGAAATATTACCATCGACACCAATACTTTAGATGATAAAATTTTATTTAAAAGTGATGGAATGCCAACCTATCATTTAGCTAATATTGTTGATGATCATTTAATGGAGATTAGCCACGTAATTCGTGGTGAAGAGTGGTTGCCGTCAATGCCTTTACATATTTTATTATACCGAGCTTTTGGCTGGAATTCTCCAGAATTTGCACATTTACCATTGATCTTAAAACCCGTTGGAAAAGGGAAACTAAGCAAAAGAGATGGCGACAAATTAGGATTTCCGGTGTTTCCTTTAGCATACACAAATGAGGATTCTAATGATGTCTCTCGTGGCTATAAAGAAGATGGTTATTTTGCAGACGGTTTTATAAATATGTTAGCATTATTAGGATGGAATCCCGGAACAGAACAAGAGATATTCTCTTTAGAAGAATTAGTGCAATCATTTGATTTAAATAGAGTTAGCAAGTCTGGAGCAAAGTTTAATCCTGATAAAACAAATTGGTTTCAACAACAATATATGCAAGCTAAAGAAGATTCAGAATTAGCGGATACATATTTTGCAATTCTTGAAGAAAAAGGAATTTATAAGGACAAATTTTTCGTTAAAAAAGTAGTCTCTTCAATTAAGGAAAGAGCAATTTTTGTGACTGATTTTTGGGATTTATCTTCATTCTTTTTTGAAGCTCCGAAAGAATATGACGCAAAAGCTTCAAAGAAAAATTGGAAGGAAGGAACATCTGAGTTAATGAATGAGTTAATCGAAGTTCTTAATAACATTCAAGATTTTTCATCAAAAAATACGGAGACAAAAATTAAAGAATGGATTACCCAAAAAGGTATTGGCTTTGGTAAAGTAATGCAACCTTTAAGATTATCTCTAGTAGGCGCTTTAAAAGGGCCTCACTTGTTTGACATCATAGAAATGATTGGTAAAGAAGTAACTATAAAAAGATTAGAAAACGCAATTTTAAAATTATAA
- a CDS encoding DUF4175 family protein, producing the protein MNGYKNIALKLNQFTRKYYINELIKGTILFLSLGFLYLFFILFLEYFLWLKPGARTVLFWLFVCVEVFLLIKFIVFPVSKLIGFRKGISLQESSKIIGNHFPEVQDKLLNVLQLNENSGESDLILASINQKSKELAPISFVKAIDFKQNKKYLKLAIIPFLIWVIILFTGVNESLTQSLNRVVHHRTSYIPPAPFSFFLVNSDLQVIQGKPIRISVKTVGNTIPNEAKIIFKNQQYYLENKGNSTFSYLFSDVQEPINFYIEANGVQSQNYQINVIGTPTIQNISLKIKYPNYLGRGNEIIKNSGNLTVPEGTLITWRVQTIQTDSLAFSNDQKRVYFKNISNGNFEYTKKIKTALNYQISSSNKNLYDYEKLQFSVDVIKDEYPLISVNSNIDSISRGTAQFAGQISDDYGLKKLQLIYYDEENSEQTQVFDIPITKESIQTFFYQLPDELNLQKGLNYEMYFQVFDNDAVNGNKSAKSNVFKYRKKTEKEVEEELLKEQKYTINDLENSIQKQKKEQVQLETIQQDLQNKKSINWNDKKKI; encoded by the coding sequence ATGAATGGATACAAAAACATTGCTTTAAAATTAAATCAATTTACTAGGAAATATTACATCAATGAATTAATAAAAGGAACTATATTATTTCTTTCGTTAGGGTTTTTATATCTTTTTTTCATTTTGTTTTTAGAGTATTTTTTGTGGTTAAAACCTGGGGCAAGAACTGTTTTGTTCTGGTTATTTGTTTGTGTTGAAGTTTTTCTATTGATTAAATTTATAGTTTTTCCAGTTTCTAAATTAATTGGTTTTAGAAAAGGTATTTCGTTGCAAGAATCATCTAAAATTATTGGAAATCATTTTCCTGAGGTACAAGACAAGTTGTTAAACGTTTTACAGTTAAATGAAAATTCCGGTGAGTCGGATTTAATCTTGGCAAGTATCAACCAAAAATCGAAAGAATTAGCACCAATATCGTTTGTAAAAGCCATTGACTTTAAACAAAATAAAAAATATTTAAAACTCGCAATTATTCCTTTTTTGATTTGGGTAATTATTTTATTCACAGGGGTTAATGAATCACTTACACAGAGTTTAAATCGTGTTGTGCATCATAGAACATCGTATATTCCACCTGCACCTTTTTCTTTTTTTTTAGTGAATTCTGATTTGCAAGTCATACAAGGAAAGCCCATTAGAATATCCGTAAAAACAGTAGGAAATACAATACCTAATGAAGCTAAAATTATTTTTAAAAACCAACAGTATTATTTAGAAAATAAAGGAAATAGCACTTTTTCTTACCTGTTTTCGGATGTACAAGAACCTATAAACTTCTACATAGAAGCCAATGGAGTTCAGTCTCAAAATTATCAAATTAACGTTATTGGAACTCCGACAATACAAAATATTTCTTTAAAAATAAAGTATCCTAATTATCTGGGTAGAGGAAATGAAATTATTAAAAATTCTGGAAATTTGACCGTACCAGAAGGTACTTTAATTACCTGGCGAGTACAAACAATACAAACAGATTCATTAGCTTTTAGCAACGATCAAAAAAGAGTTTATTTTAAAAATATTTCTAACGGTAATTTTGAGTACACAAAAAAAATCAAAACTGCATTGAATTATCAAATTTCGTCATCTAATAAAAATTTATATGATTATGAAAAATTACAGTTTAGCGTGGATGTTATAAAGGACGAATACCCGTTAATTTCTGTGAATTCAAATATTGACAGTATTTCACGAGGAACAGCTCAATTTGCTGGTCAGATCTCTGATGATTATGGATTGAAAAAACTACAGTTGATTTATTATGATGAAGAAAATTCGGAACAAACACAGGTTTTTGACATTCCAATAACAAAAGAAAGTATTCAAACATTTTTTTATCAACTTCCTGATGAATTAAACTTGCAAAAAGGATTGAACTATGAAATGTATTTTCAGGTGTTTGATAATGATGCAGTAAATGGAAATAAGAGTGCGAAAAGCAATGTTTTTAAGTATAGGAAAAAAACAGAGAAAGAAGTCGAGGAGGAGCTGTTGAAAGAGCAAAAATATACGATTAATGATTTAGAGAATTCTATTCAAAAACAAAAAAAGGAGCAAGTTCAGTTAGAAACTATCCAACAAGATTTACAGAATAAAAAGAGCATAAATTGGAATGATAAAAAGAAAATATAA
- the ybeY gene encoding rRNA maturation RNase YbeY: MIAFNYETEFQLKDENLSEKWIEKVVLEKGFEIGEINYIFCDDAYLHRLNVEFLQHDTLTDVISFDNTLGKLISGDIFISVERVMENAADFKVSSEEEIHRVMIHGVLHYIGFKDKSEEDKKEMRSAENRALSILSN, from the coding sequence ATGATTGCATTTAATTACGAAACTGAGTTTCAATTAAAAGATGAAAATCTTTCAGAAAAGTGGATCGAAAAAGTGGTTTTAGAAAAAGGCTTTGAAATAGGAGAAATCAATTATATTTTTTGTGATGATGCATATCTTCATCGATTAAATGTAGAGTTTTTACAGCACGATACTTTAACAGATGTTATAAGTTTCGATAATACCTTAGGAAAATTAATTTCTGGGGATATTTTTATTTCTGTGGAAAGAGTAATGGAAAATGCGGCTGATTTTAAAGTTTCGTCTGAAGAAGAAATACATCGGGTAATGATTCATGGAGTTTTGCATTATATAGGCTTTAAAGATAAGTCTGAAGAAGATAAAAAAGAAATGAGGAGTGCTGAAAATAGAGCTTTATCTATTTTAAGTAATTGA
- the mnmG gene encoding tRNA uridine-5-carboxymethylaminomethyl(34) synthesis enzyme MnmG: protein MSLFSTTYDVIVVGGGHAGSEAAAAAANMGAHTLLITMNLQNIAQMSCNPAMGGIAKGQIVREIDALGGYSGIVTDKTAIQFKMLNKSKGPAMWSPRVQSDRMQFAECWRTMLEETENVDFYQDSVSGLLFDGNKIIGVKTSLGLKIKSKTVIITAGTFLNGLIHIGDKSFGGGRAGEGASTGITEELVAKGFEAGRMKTGTPPRVDGRSLDYSKMTEQPGDEVTEKFSYLPTTSSLQKQRSCWLTYTNPKVHDLLREGFDRSPMFNGRIQSTGPRYCPSVEDKVDRFATKERHQIFVEPEGWTTVEMYVNGFSTSLPEDIQDKAIRAVEGFENVKFLRYGYAIEYDFFQPTQLTHSLETKLIENLFFAGQINGTTGYEEAAAQGLMAGVNAALKVQGKEPFVLKRNEAYIAVLIDDLITKGTEEPYRMFTSRAEYRTLLRQDNADLRLTPRGYELGLASKERMDRVLEKQRKTNLLVKFLNETSVKQEEINPILEAKKLALINQSMKLFKIASRPQLNFSDFKNIQKLSVFLEENDIDKEIIEQAEIHLKYSGYIDKEKNNADKLNRLENVKIPSSFNYQKLQSLSFEAREKLSKIQPTSISQASRISGVSPSDISVLLVYMGR from the coding sequence ATGAGTTTATTTTCAACAACATACGATGTGATTGTAGTGGGTGGAGGTCACGCAGGAAGTGAAGCCGCTGCCGCTGCCGCAAACATGGGAGCACATACCTTATTAATTACAATGAATTTGCAAAATATCGCTCAGATGAGTTGTAATCCGGCAATGGGCGGGATTGCAAAGGGTCAAATTGTGAGAGAGATTGACGCTTTAGGAGGATATAGTGGTATTGTAACAGATAAAACAGCAATACAGTTTAAGATGCTTAACAAGTCCAAAGGTCCTGCTATGTGGAGTCCAAGAGTACAGTCTGACAGAATGCAGTTTGCGGAGTGTTGGAGAACCATGCTAGAGGAAACAGAAAATGTGGATTTTTATCAGGACTCTGTAAGCGGTTTGTTGTTTGACGGCAATAAAATAATTGGTGTAAAAACTTCTTTGGGATTAAAGATTAAATCAAAAACTGTTATTATAACAGCCGGAACATTTTTAAATGGATTAATTCATATTGGTGATAAAAGTTTTGGAGGAGGAAGAGCAGGTGAAGGGGCTTCTACAGGAATTACGGAAGAGTTGGTTGCTAAAGGTTTTGAGGCAGGTAGGATGAAGACAGGAACACCCCCAAGAGTGGATGGTAGGTCTTTAGATTATTCTAAAATGACAGAACAGCCGGGAGACGAAGTCACAGAAAAATTTTCTTATTTACCAACCACAAGCTCTTTGCAAAAACAACGTTCTTGTTGGTTAACGTATACAAATCCGAAGGTGCATGATTTGTTACGAGAAGGGTTTGATAGATCGCCAATGTTTAATGGTAGAATACAGTCTACGGGACCGAGGTATTGTCCTTCTGTTGAAGATAAAGTAGATCGTTTTGCAACCAAAGAAAGACACCAAATCTTTGTAGAGCCAGAAGGTTGGACAACGGTAGAAATGTATGTAAATGGATTTTCAACTTCCTTACCTGAAGATATTCAAGATAAAGCAATTCGCGCTGTAGAAGGTTTTGAGAACGTAAAGTTTTTGCGCTACGGTTACGCCATAGAATATGACTTTTTTCAACCAACACAACTAACCCATTCGTTAGAAACAAAGCTCATTGAAAATTTGTTTTTTGCTGGACAAATTAATGGAACAACCGGTTATGAAGAGGCAGCGGCACAAGGATTAATGGCTGGTGTAAATGCAGCTTTAAAAGTACAAGGAAAAGAACCTTTTGTGTTAAAAAGAAATGAAGCTTATATTGCTGTTTTAATTGATGATTTAATTACAAAAGGTACAGAAGAGCCTTACAGAATGTTTACTTCTAGAGCGGAATATAGAACACTTTTGAGGCAAGATAATGCGGATTTAAGATTAACGCCAAGAGGTTATGAACTAGGTTTGGCGTCAAAAGAACGAATGGATAGGGTTCTTGAAAAGCAACGGAAAACAAATTTGTTGGTTAAGTTTTTAAACGAAACAAGTGTAAAGCAGGAAGAGATAAATCCGATTTTAGAAGCAAAGAAGTTGGCCCTAATTAATCAGTCTATGAAGTTGTTTAAGATTGCTTCAAGACCACAATTAAATTTTTCTGATTTTAAGAATATTCAGAAGTTAAGTGTATTTTTAGAAGAGAATGACATTGACAAAGAAATCATAGAACAGGCTGAAATTCACTTAAAATATTCTGGTTATATTGATAAAGAAAAAAATAATGCTGATAAATTAAATAGGTTGGAAAATGTCAAAATACCATCTAGTTTTAATTATCAAAAGCTACAATCTTTATCTTTTGAAGCTAGAGAAAAATTAAGTAAAATACAGCCAACTTCTATTTCTCAAGCAAGCAGAATAAGCGGAGTTTCACCAAGTGATATTTCTGTTCTACTAGTTTATATGGGACGTTAA
- a CDS encoding class I SAM-dependent methyltransferase: MSKDIDFYNNLQPFLECKDHTVSAEVYQLMLNDEYDMLVTKPIPENIEKYYKSEDYISHTDSKKSLFDKVYQSVKNITLKRKLKLISKCLLHQDSLSRPEKNILDVGAGTGDFLKVCKSSSWNVFGTEPDAGARNIAAKKGIVLQKDLSKLIGHKFEIITLWHVLEHVENLSEYISILKNMLADHGKLIIAVPNFKSDDANYYKEFWAAFDVPRHLWHFSQESIAKLFSAVNMMVEKTLPMKFDAYYVSLLSEKYKSGKMNPIKSFYRGFVSNLKAKRTTEYSSLIYILKK, translated from the coding sequence ATGTCAAAAGATATCGATTTTTATAATAATCTTCAACCTTTTTTAGAATGCAAAGACCATACAGTTTCAGCTGAAGTTTACCAGCTAATGCTAAATGATGAGTATGATATGTTGGTTACAAAACCTATCCCAGAAAATATAGAAAAATACTACAAAAGTGAAGATTATATATCGCACACTGATTCTAAAAAATCATTATTTGATAAAGTGTATCAATCTGTAAAAAACATCACCTTAAAAAGGAAGCTAAAATTAATAAGTAAATGTCTTCTTCATCAAGATAGTTTATCTAGGCCTGAAAAAAACATTTTAGATGTTGGAGCAGGAACAGGCGATTTTTTAAAAGTTTGTAAAAGCAGTTCATGGAATGTTTTTGGAACAGAACCAGATGCTGGTGCAAGAAATATTGCAGCTAAAAAAGGAATTGTACTTCAAAAAGATTTATCAAAACTTATAGGTCATAAGTTTGAAATAATAACCCTTTGGCATGTTTTAGAGCATGTCGAAAATTTATCAGAGTACATTTCAATTTTAAAGAACATGCTTGCTGATCATGGAAAACTAATAATTGCAGTGCCTAACTTTAAAAGTGATGATGCCAATTATTACAAAGAGTTTTGGGCCGCTTTTGATGTACCAAGACACTTGTGGCATTTCTCTCAAGAATCTATTGCTAAATTATTTTCTGCAGTTAATATGATGGTTGAAAAAACACTTCCAATGAAATTTGATGCATATTATGTTTCTCTTTTAAGTGAGAAATATAAATCTGGAAAAATGAATCCTATAAAATCTTTTTACAGAGGTTTTGTTTCAAATTTAAAAGCAAAAAGAACAACAGAGTATTCATCTTTGATTTATATACTTAAAAAGTAG
- a CDS encoding DoxX family membrane protein, whose translation MKLLSNYPSEVLILLFLIVTFLQSGIDKLLDWKGNISFITGHFKNSPLKNGVPLLLAIILILEIVAGFLMLFGVYQLYTSGLKEIALLGIELCAVTLIFLLIGQRLAKDYAGAMSLAVYFIITLLGVYLLNS comes from the coding sequence ATGAAACTACTTTCTAACTACCCATCAGAGGTTTTAATACTTCTATTTTTAATAGTAACTTTTTTACAATCTGGAATTGACAAATTACTAGATTGGAAAGGAAATATTTCTTTTATCACAGGGCACTTCAAAAATTCACCATTAAAAAATGGTGTTCCCTTATTGCTCGCCATTATTTTAATTTTAGAAATAGTTGCTGGGTTTTTAATGCTATTCGGTGTTTATCAATTATACACTTCTGGATTAAAAGAAATTGCTTTATTGGGAATAGAGCTTTGTGCCGTCACTTTAATTTTTTTGTTAATAGGACAACGTCTAGCAAAAGATTATGCAGGAGCAATGAGTTTAGCAGTCTATTTTATCATTACACTATTGGGTGTTTATTTACTAAATAGTTAA
- a CDS encoding VOC family protein, which yields MKNGVTGIGGLFFKSENPKASKEWYRKHLGFNTDDYGCTFWSKDVAGNDCATQWSPFEEKTDYFEPSKKDFMFNYRVKNLVDLLVELEKEGVTIIGEIQEFEYGKFGWVLDNEGNKIELWEPIDSVFK from the coding sequence ATGAAAAATGGAGTTACAGGAATTGGTGGTTTATTTTTTAAGAGTGAAAACCCTAAAGCATCCAAAGAATGGTACCGAAAACATTTAGGCTTTAATACAGATGATTATGGTTGTACTTTTTGGTCGAAAGATGTAGCTGGAAATGATTGCGCAACACAATGGAGTCCTTTTGAAGAAAAAACGGATTATTTTGAACCTTCAAAAAAAGACTTTATGTTTAATTATAGGGTTAAAAACTTAGTTGATTTATTAGTCGAACTTGAAAAAGAAGGTGTTACCATTATAGGAGAAATACAAGAATTTGAATATGGTAAATTCGGTTGGGTTTTAGACAACGAAGGAAACAAAATTGAACTTTGGGAACCTATCGATTCAGTTTTTAAATAA
- a CDS encoding DUF1801 domain-containing protein: MTYEANTPEEYIEQLPEDRKQAVQKIRAVIKKNLPKGFEEGINYKMLGFYVPHSKFPEGYHCDPKLPLPFINLASQKNSVNLYHMGIYAKKELLDWFVKEYTKYCKYKLDMGKSCIRFKKMDDIPFDLIGELASKMTVNEWINTYNSAIKK; this comes from the coding sequence ATGACTTACGAAGCAAATACACCTGAAGAATATATTGAACAATTACCAGAAGACAGAAAACAGGCCGTTCAAAAGATTAGGGCAGTCATCAAAAAAAATCTTCCAAAAGGTTTTGAAGAAGGTATCAATTATAAAATGTTAGGTTTTTATGTTCCTCATTCTAAATTTCCTGAAGGATATCATTGTGATCCAAAATTACCATTACCCTTTATAAATCTAGCTTCACAAAAAAATTCTGTAAATTTATATCATATGGGAATTTACGCGAAAAAAGAACTTTTAGATTGGTTTGTAAAAGAATATACAAAGTATTGTAAATACAAATTAGATATGGGAAAAAGTTGCATTCGTTTTAAAAAAATGGATGATATTCCTTTTGACCTAATTGGGGAACTTGCCAGTAAAATGACTGTAAATGAATGGATTAACACATATAATAGTGCAATTAAAAAATAA
- a CDS encoding 2-hydroxyacid dehydrogenase, with protein sequence MKILHVDKNHSLLLNQLNDLGFINDEDYTSSKKEIEAKIHLYEGLIIRSRFSIDKAFLDKATNLKFIGRVGAGLENIQCNYATTKNIQLIAAPEGNRNAVGEHCLGMLLSLFNKLNKADKEVRIGKWLREENRGIELNGKTVGLIGYGNMGKSFAKKLRGFDVEVICYDIKPYVGDENCKQVSLPELQEKVDVLSLHTPQNKLSTNMVNVGFINDFKKNFWLINTARGASVVTKDLVEALKSGKILGAGLDVLEYEKASFENLFTVNNVPEAFKYLINSQNVILSPHVAGWTIESKEKLAQTIVDKIKAKFY encoded by the coding sequence ATGAAAATTCTACACGTCGACAAAAACCATTCTCTTTTATTAAATCAACTTAATGATTTAGGGTTTATAAATGATGAAGATTATACCTCTTCAAAAAAGGAAATTGAAGCTAAAATTCATTTGTATGAAGGTTTGATTATAAGAAGCCGGTTTTCTATTGATAAAGCCTTCTTAGACAAAGCAACAAACTTAAAATTTATTGGTCGAGTTGGTGCCGGTTTAGAAAATATACAATGTAATTATGCAACCACTAAAAACATCCAATTAATCGCTGCTCCAGAAGGAAATAGAAACGCAGTTGGTGAACATTGTTTAGGAATGTTGTTGTCCCTTTTTAACAAACTCAATAAAGCAGACAAAGAAGTTAGAATCGGAAAATGGTTGCGGGAAGAGAATAGAGGAATTGAACTGAATGGAAAAACCGTTGGCTTAATTGGTTACGGAAATATGGGTAAATCATTCGCAAAAAAACTCCGTGGTTTTGATGTTGAAGTAATCTGTTATGATATAAAACCATATGTTGGAGATGAGAACTGCAAGCAGGTTTCCTTGCCAGAGTTGCAGGAAAAAGTAGATGTTTTAAGTTTACATACCCCACAAAACAAACTCTCGACAAACATGGTTAATGTTGGTTTTATCAATGATTTTAAAAAGAATTTTTGGCTGATAAATACTGCACGTGGAGCATCGGTAGTTACTAAAGATCTTGTTGAAGCTTTAAAATCAGGTAAAATATTAGGTGCTGGTTTAGATGTTTTAGAATATGAAAAAGCATCTTTTGAAAACCTTTTTACTGTTAATAATGTGCCTGAGGCTTTTAAATATTTAATCAATTCCCAAAATGTAATATTGTCTCCGCATGTTGCAGGTTGGACTATTGAAAGCAAAGAAAAATTGGCACAAACTATTGTGGATAAAATTAAAGCAAAATTTTATTAA